DNA from Elaeis guineensis isolate ETL-2024a chromosome 2, EG11, whole genome shotgun sequence:
GtccctccaccctctctcctccaCCGGTGACCCATAGTTGCTCCGTGCCACCATCCCTTCTAGCATGCACCcgtagtttctctctcttctggagaaattttttttcaaaaaaaattaatttaatataatataaaatgattttaaattttgaaatatttatcgcACAAGCCATGTGTTTTAAAACTTAGCCGGTTCAGATCTAAGTGGTCTATATTTAATTCGacgattaaaaataaataaataataataaaattaaaatattttttgaagcatCATAATAAAACacacatactctctctctctctctctctttctctctctctctctctctctctctatatatatatatatatatatatatatatatatatatatatatatatatatatatatatatatatcagcttCCATATGAGCATGCATATAACATCCgtgaattcaaaatatatatatgtttatatcagCTTCCATATGAGCATGCATATAACATCCgtgaattcaaaatatatatatgtttgtgtccgcgcgcatgtatagttttgaattatatatatatatatatatatatatattagcttCCATATGAGTATGCATATAACATCCgtgaattcaaaatatatatatgtttgtgtcCGCGCGCGCGTGTAGTTTTGAATTCACGGATGCTATATGCATGCTCATATGGaagctgatatatatatatatatatatatatgcgcgtgTGCGGGTGTGTGTGTAGTTTTGAATTCACGGATGCTATATACATGCTCATATGGAAGCTGGTGCTTTCTTGAAAACGATACAAAAGTTTACCTCAGTTTATACGGCACAACCTTGCTGGTGCTTTAAGAAAAATTTATATGCAAGATGAGGTGCTGCACGAGTTAGAGAAAAAGTTAATTCTTTTGGAAGGAGAGTTCTTAAAAAGTCAATTTCATGCTATTTTTGTTAGAAAACTGTTAATTTTGCGTGCTTCTGTCACTAATGTACGTGACAAGAAACTGTCAATTTCTCATATTTTGAAAAAACATTTCAGTTGGAATTCTAGtaagataatatataatatatatggtAGCATGTTAGGTGGCTTCAACTTAGAAAAGCTTTTATGAACATCTTTTCGTCAGTCTTGACTCTTTAGAATAATAAACAGAAGAGAAGTTGATTACGAGACTTCAAACAAAGGATCATCTCGCAAGGGGCAAGTGTCCCTTTTGTTGGTCTTCACTCTCGTGCTCCATATCTTTTTGACTCTTGTGCCTCGGATGATTAAAGTAGAAGGGGTGCTGATTCCATTTTATATAGATAAAGTTTGTTAGATACGGCCAGCTAATTGCAAGTCCATATGAGCTTTGGACTGCTGACTTCTGTTCAATCCCACTATGGTTAGTTGGCCAATGGAATTTCGATTGACTGTACCATCATAGAATAAGCTAGATAACATCTTCCCTACATATGTTCATGATTCTTTTACCATCCTtcggtttttttttttcaattcttaaaACCCAAAGTCTTCCTCGTCCACTAGTTCTATTGGAACAACTCCATTCAGAGTCAATTAAGCGTTGaaaactctctctctccatccaaggaaaaaaaaaacacctgGCAAGTAGAACAACCAGCTGGTAAAATAATTAAGATGATCCTTTCTCATACCAAGTTGGAGCCACGCATGTTTCAAGCAACTCGCAAGCCAGATAATGCACAGGTCAATTCCCAAGCTGGCTTACGTACggtttataattatttattgtaACGTAGTTGTTTACTCTTAAGTGTGGTTATTTTGTCCATTCATGGAACCTTAATTAGCTGTATATCTGTTCATTTCATATTTGAGCAAATTTGATCATGTACCTTTTAACAAGAGAAGGCCAGGCCTTTGGATGTGATTCACTTTCATCCCCATGTAAGGGTTCAATTTCTTTCCGCTACCAGGTTAAACCCTCTATCCTTTCATTTTTTGCAAATTTTTTGttcacaaaaatataaaaaacacctataaaaatatcttttcagtgaaaattaatttatatgagattttttgaAATAGCTATCCTTGTCATAAATAAATTCGACTAGCATAAATACTTCTCCATCTTATCTTTTTCAACTAAAATAAACAGTTTGTCCGTTTGATTCTATATATGCTCACCTTTACCTTCCCCATCCGCTAGGTAAAACTTGATCAATATTAGTAAGTAGGGCATGATCTTTTCCAACGTCCTGCATAGAGctagcatctttttttttttaaaaaaaaaaatagtaaactaTACTGTTTCCTACACAGTATCTCAAAGATATGCAATATCCCCATAAACTTGTCCAATCATATGAAGATgttatcttttcatttttttcagacttttttttttttttttgcctagaGACTTTACTTCCTTCTTAACAATAAAAAGACAATAAAAAGACAACAAATAATATGAagcaaataccaaaaaaaaaaaaaatatagtgtaTTGTTGTCCTTCAAAGCTCACAATCTAATGTCTCACCTAGAGTGAAGGTATTTTAGTGGAGGTTTGGGTGGTATGGGATCTCTTGTAAAGCTATGCTGGCATCTAGAGCTATCATTCCGGAATCTATGCCTACCTGTGACTTGTGCCCAGCACAAGCAGAGGACTGCAATTATGTGATTGTTGCTTGTTCCTTCTCTAGTGCTTGTTGGCAACTATTGGGACATAATTGGTACCAAATGCAGATTTTCTCTTCTTTGCCCGGACTCATTGACTACATGTCTGATCCTATGGTAGAGAAGAGTTTGAAATGCTTGATGGCATGTGTAGCATGGTTGATATGGCTTGCAAGATGTGCTAGAATCTATTCTCATACCACCTTCAGCCCATAGCACATTTTAAAACAAGCATCTTTGATCTGCCAGGTTACCAGTGCATCAGGTAGGCATCCATACACATTGCCTGATTCTTCCTCTATGCAGATCTTCACACACACTAATAGGCCGGGGCAGCACTGGGGTCGACTCGATCTCTCTAATCCCATAAAACATCATCTTCTGGTTGGTTGGTCACCCTTTCCTGCTGGCActattaaaatcaattttgatgcATCAGTGACAAATGGCAAGGCAGCGGCGGCTTATGTTATAAAAAATCATCAGGGAGAGTTTATTCTTGCAAGACGTAaatctttcatttcttcttctgtGCCTTGGACTGAATTCTTGGCAGCATGGATGGGTGTTAAAGTAGCAATCTTATACTTAAATGCACCAAAAATTTGGTTGGAAGGTGATTCTCAAATTGTTGTCTCTTGGATATCTTCTTTAAATAAAGATATGTATGACAATAATCCTTTCATGCTAGATTTGAAGAACTGGACAAGAAGATGCTCCTCATTCAATATTTCCCATACACATAGGGAAGCCAATCAATTAGCAGATTACTTTGCCCGGCAGGCTTTGGCCATGGATTTTCAGATTGAGAATATTGCTCATCTTGATAGTAATGCCATGCAAATATTAAATGCTGATGCTTATGGAATTACTTATCAAAGACGGGTATACTGTACTTTTATCTATGCACACTGCTCATCTCTTCATTTACAGATTCTTTACGACCATGAGGGCATATAACGTGTTGCTCTTGATTGATAACACTACAGCATATCTGTTTACTCTCTCCTACACTGGTTTATATGTCCAGCTGATTCTGTCTACAAATATTGCACAGAGCTTCATTCCTAATGGGTTTTTTGGGCTGGTTCAATTCTACTTATATATCTATACTTAAATTCTATAATTACAGCTCAAGCATAGTTGACAGTCTTCATGCTGACAGGCCTGGCGCACTACAGAGTCACACCGGAAAATTATTACAGATGCGGTGCCCTAACAGAGTCTTTATACTTCAACTGTCTTTATACTTACAGGAAAATTATTACAGATACATAAATTCAACTGTCTTTGCCTCACATAATTTATTTTGGGAGGATTCCTACAGCTGTTCGACTAACTGTGGACTAAATACCTCATTTTGGGACATCTCCACAGTGGTTTTTACTTGTATAGATCATCAGTGTGCAAGCTTACAGGTTCCCAGCTCCTTGTTATATTTCCTTGTATCAGTCATTTTTGTGTTGGCCTGTATTTGTGCAACTTCTTCACAGGCCACTCTTGTACATAAACTGTTTACCATCTGGCTGAGTTAATGGAGCCTTACATCCTTCTACCAAAAAGTTCACAATCTAAtagtctttttttttaataatctttAAGTATCACAATCTACTCAAGACAGCCAAGCAACCTCGGTACTTATATAAAGTGGTGCTCCTTGTTATtaagaataaattttatcatcatttcATGATAAGATTAGTTTTTTTATAGAATTAATcacagaaaaaattttaaattatttaaaaatttttaattttattctaaacTTTAatttgatgcaatcaaatcatcaaattaaaaaacaAATTTAATTTAGACCTTGGCTATGGATTTCATTTAGCtgccattgctaaatggtcacgaAAAATCATATGATAGAGATATGTGATAGCACAGACTAATGTGGGCAAAATGTTTCTCCATTTTTTCTTATTTGTTTCAGTTGTGTAATCCAATTATTTCTCTCATTTCAATGACTTAATACCATCGAAGCTTGTGAAAGTGGTGATTTGCTGGTCAGCGAGAAGGCAGTACTTAGGTTCTTTATTTCCATGATGAAGGTAATTTCCTTACCTTCTGTGGATAGGGTTTTATCTTTCTTAATCCATCCGTTCTTTTCATTATTGATTGTTAATCGACTTTAGTTGCAATTTGCATGGGCTATACATTAGTGAGAGaaagatagacagaagagttagaAAAGATGACATCtagaaaataaaagaattatgtattataaaataaatctaaGCTAAATCCTAATAAGTGAAATTCCTAATATAAGATGAGAAATATTGCAAAAATGAAGGACCGATCACTGTACAATGTCGGTGAACTGACAGGCTACCACTCTACAAAAATCATCAGTATTCAGTCACCGTAAAGAGACATTCTAAATAAAGAAAggcataaatatataaaaaaaaattatccatataAATCTTTTTTGCTATATAAATTCTTTCTAGCGCATAAGTATGTCACATGATCTCATACGACGATTCCATGATAGAAGCTAAACAGAATCTATAGATaggattcaaattaaaattttttgaaaatttgatgaTCAGATCAcatcaaattaaaatttgaaatgaaattaaaaatatttaaataatttaatatttttttataattaattttttatattatgatacATAATATTAGACTTTTTTTTGAGATCATCATGAATTCTCGCAATCATATCTTatattttggagagaaaaattaATGCCCACGAGACCACGTATGTGCAAGTAATTCACAGATTCTTGATGTTGTTACCATCATGGAGGACATCATTATAGTTTCAAGTTAAAGGAAAGGGTACATTGGGCAAGAAGCTCAACAAAAAGGTAGGAAATCGTGGCCTCAATCTCCGGTTCGCTGTTCTAGCGGCCTGCCACGTCAACGCGTCGTTTCCCGTCGTTTTCCTTCCCATAAAATCTTCACTCTGCCCTCGAAGACCCAACTAATCCGCGCACCACCGTCACCAAGGATATAATCAAATATTCCAACTCCAACAGCGTCGACCTCTGTTCGATTACGTGGCTTCAACTCGTACCATCAAAACTTGTATCCAGACTTCGCGGCGGCCTAAGGTAGTCGGTGCCTTTGCTGTACCGTAATCGGGCTCGGTCAGCCAATCTACAGATACACACAAAGTGGTGCAATTGGGGGAGCCTGAAAGGGCAATCCGCGGAGATCCAGGGGTAAATTTGGTCAAAAACCGGCGTTGCCGGCATTTGCCGACGTTCTCTCTTTTCAGTGCGAAAAAAAGTCCACTCGTGGACCAACCACCCGGACGGATCTGGGGACGGAAAGGCGACGGCGAAAGCAACCACCTTGCTCCACTGAGTCTTCGTTCCACTTCCTCGCTTAATTTTCAAACATCGGTCTTTAAAAGTCGCATGTTCCATTGTGCCGTCATCCAATCAACACCGTCCGAACTGTGAACCCGCTGATATAATTTTATCGAACCGGATTTACCGCCGTTAGTTCAAATGCGACATGCCTACCGGTGGCAGTCCCCGACTGCTTCTAAATAGAAATCGAAGGGCGAGCTGGGCAGAGGGAGGGATCTATCCGTGGCGGGATCGGAGGGCATTGGAATTCAGGAATCGTTGGCATGTCGATGGGGAAAGCAGCGGCAGGAGGCAGGGATTGGACGCAGCTGTATGCGATCTACGGCACGGACGAGTGGCAGACGGTGGCCTTCCTTGCCCTCCATGCCGCCCTCTtcgcctctctctccctcctcctcctcttctactTCCCCCACTTCCTCACCTTTCTCCACGCCCTCGCCCCCGCCGCCCCTCTCCCCGCCATCCGCTTCGCCGCCGGGTTCGCCGGCTCCGTCGCCGCCCTCTCCGCACTCTGCCTCCTCTACGCCACCGGAGACGTTCTCTACTCCTCCCTCGCCCTCCGCTGGGAGATGGCCCAGCGGATGGTGGCCGCCGTCCCGGACTGGTCGGCGGTTCGGACAGCGCTCGACGTGGGGTGCGGCCGCGGGATGCTGCTGAACGCGGTGGCGATGCAGATGAAGAAGGAGGGGAGTGGGGGCCGTGTGGTGGGACTGGACGGCCGGCGGGAGACGGCGGTGGCGGCGCTCCGGCGAGCTCGAGTGGAGGGGGTCCAGGAGTACGTCACGTGCCGGGAGGGGGACGCGCGGCGGCTGCCCTTCGCGGACGGGTACTTCGACATCGTGGTGTCGGCTGTGCACCTGAGCGGGCTGGGTCGGCGGGCGTCGGGGAAATCACCGGCCGCGGCGGCGGCTGAGAGGGGGAGGGGACTGGGGGAGATGGTGAGGGTGCTGAAGCCCGGGGGGATGGGGGTGGTGTGGGATCTGGTGTGCGGGCCGGAGTACGCGCAGCGGCTGCGGGAGATGCGGATGGAGGACGTCCGGGTGTCAGATCGGGTCACCGCCTACATGGTCCGTAGCCACATAGTCTCCTTCAGGAAGCCGCTCGACTCCGCCGCCGGAATGGAGTCGCCCCTGCCGCTCGACTGGAGGGCCAACATCTGCTGATCCTGTTCCGCCGGAACACCACAAGCTCTATACGAACATTATCTACTACctcccttttcctttttttcctaaggaaaaaagggaaaaacGAAAATTACCACTAGGATCTCAACTGTAAATTTCGCGGGCACTTGTAGCGTATAGACGCCCAGCTCGAAGTGGGGCTATGGCTTTTAAAGTTATCGAATATCATGTTATTTAGCTGCAATTCTTAATGATACCCTCTTCTCCTCTGGTGCCTAGgactactgaaaaaaaaattaaagcatgTCAGAGAAATTTGTGTTATACGTGCAACCGATGCCGTTCCGACACTCTTTGCACGTGCTTAGCTTAATGGGCTCAGCACTCTGTGCACGTGCTTAGCTAAATGGGCTTGGTAATAGGGCCTGGTCCTACTCTGGCTGCCATCAGATTAGGCAATTACTTAACATTCTTCTACTGTTGAGTCACGTGGTGTGTTCTAGGCATGCAATTCTAACATCCAGCCGAACAATCCTTCGTATACCTACTGGGACGTAGACGTGCCCACCCTCCACGCTCCTTCATGTTTGTACTGCAGAGCCCTTTAAATGGCCTAGAAGAGTACGCGCCAGTCCATTCGAGCTCTAGCGAGTTCTCATTTCTCAGCCTATGAAGGCATTTTCTAATTTGAACCCATCATGGCGTACCGATTTTTCATTCTTCCCCACAAACAACTACAAAATCGTCACGACGTGTGGCATTGAAAAGGGGTATTTGATCCTAAAGAATTCATAGACTTCTGCTTTAGAACCTGTAATTTGGTGGTGCTGAGGGGGCAAAGTTAACAAAGTTCAGTTCTGACGAAAGAGGCAGCGTGAAGTATTTTATTGGGAGATGCCCAATATTTTACTGCAACAATCCAATGGGTCCACGGAACCTCGACGCAGACCATCCAACCGAATCATGTGCTTCGCTAGTTTCCAATTCGTTGCCGTTACTCTCTCCCAATCCTAAGATAGAGAAATAGAGTTGAAGAATGGAGCATCTATGTTGTTTAATGTTGTCTATCTCGTGGCCCATGTTGCGTTGCATTATATGCACTCATTAGCGGAGGTTGGGATAATTTAATTTCTATGTGGACTAAGTGTTATAAATAACACGAGTcatgaaagagagggagaggtttAATTCCTTGATACCGTTCTCCAACCCTGAACTGGGGGTAGATTTCATTGTCAACAATCGCGGTATAGACTATAGATTTCATTCTCTGCAATCGCCGTCATGTGCCATTCTCTTTCTGCTGTAATTCCTTGTTTACTCTTTCCGCCGACAGGATGGTGCTCCTTTCGGTGTTCTCTATCTCCCATAACTAAGCCGCAGAAGAGGATTCCCACTTTTTTGTCTAATGCGCGATGATGTAGTAATTCTATGCCGTGGATGCTAATCAGATGGACCCCCGCCATGGGTCTATCGGGTCCAATGTAATAATCTTCATTCATCCCATAGACTAAAATTGGACTGAATATaagtatatttatatttatatttcatgGATATAATATGGGTATAGataataatttgattaaaaaaatctatatatttattttaagccAGAAAATTGAattttatgaatataaaattaaaaaatatcactaaatagatagtaaaataaataaatattatattaatatagttacatattttttataaaaaattatgagtattatattaaattaatgacATCGTAAATAACCTGCATGTATATttacatttattttttaaaaagatataaagatgctTAAATTTTTGGCTATTATCCGGTCCTTTTTCACCTTCAAATCACATGGACCGGACGCGAAATAAGGCGGGAAGAACATGCACGGTACGGCCCAGATAATTAGAATAAGGCCAATGGCATTTTCGTCATTATCGCGCATTTAATAAGTAGCCTTTCGCTCCACCCTTCCAATAACTTCTTTTGACTCGCCGTGCTTTGCCCCCAGTCCCACCACTCGCTCTGGAACCTGGAAAGAGAGGCAGAGGGAAGATTTATAAATCTCCAGCACCAGGAGGTCAGACTACGGGTCACGAGAAAGCTCCGCAGATCCCCGCCGTTCGTCGCCTCCGTTCCCCGGCCAATTCCTCGCCGGAGATGCCTCACTAGTGGAGGAGGATGGGCTGCTGCTTCAGCAAAAAGGAGGCTTCTTCTTCGGGCAAGGCGGCCTCCCCTGTCCGCCAACGAAGAAGTCCTCCGCCGACGGAGCCTGAGGCGCCTCAGGAGGAGACTGTGAAGGAGGTGCTCTCGGAGACGGCGAAGCCGAGGGCGAGGCCAAGGGAGGAAgcgaaggaggaggaggtggggATCGCGAAGTGTTTGAAGGCGGGTCCAGGTCTTAACCCCATCAACGACGGCTACAATGAGAGGTTCGAGGAGAACTCTGAGGTCTGCAGCGTGAGCGAGGGCTTCTCCGTCTCAACGACGGTGACGGAGAAAAGAGGAGGGGAGGAGGGGGACGCGGAAGAGGTGGAGGTGCAGGGTGAGACCAGGAGAACGAGAGAGGAGAAATCGCCGGCGAGGCTTCAGCGGAAGCGCTCCGTCTCCGGCGGGATTGCTCGGAACAAAGAGAGGAGCGCCGGCGTCGGCGTCGGTTGCCGCAGTGGGAGGGCCTCTCCGTCGCCGGTGAAAAGGAGGGAGGGGGCCGTCGGGCGGACGTATTCCGCCAGGGAGGCGGGGCAAGGGCGGGTGGCGAGGAGCCGTGTTCCGGCCGAGAACGGGTTCCGCAAAGACCCCGGGGAGAGGTCCGGCAGGAGGTCAATATCTCCTGCGGCGAAACGGGCGGCGGAGCTGCGAAATGCCACAGCCGGTGGCCAATGCAAGGTCGTGCCGGCGTCGAGGGCGAACGGCCGGGCATCGCCGAGCAGAATACCACccgtggcggcggcggcggcgacggCGACGGCTGATGGGGATGGAAAGAGGTTGCAGGAGGCGAGCGGCGGAGACGGCGGCGAGGGGAAGGAGTCGCTGGAGAATCCCCTCGTCTCCCTGGAGTGCTTTATCTTCCTCTAGTCCCTTCCCCTCTTTGTAGTGACCCAGGTTTGCAGTCTCCGGTTTAACAAATTTAAGGTTCATGCTCTTAATTTAGGAAGAAGATAGCGAGCGGTATCTTGTTAGGCTCAGCATTTTGAAATCCTTGGGGAGGAAATGAAGCAAGAAAAGGGAAAGGGAATAGAGAGAGGGAAAAACGTTTGATCTTGATCGTACGCCCTAAATGTATTGAACGTCCTTACGATGGACACGTCACCTGTTATTATGTGTCTAACCTTAGTTGCTCTGTTTTACATGGGACAACTTTAGTACCTTGCTCTGCGCGTATTTTCGTTCTTGTTTTCCTTTTTCCGTGAAAGGTAATATGTGTttgaagtataaaaaaaaaaaagaaataacctTTATTCGATGTGTGGCAAGGTGAACGTACGCTGATTGATCTATGGTGGGTAGGGGAAGGTagatccccttttttttttttttttgttgttgtagAAAGAAGGTAGATCTCTTTATTGATTAGACGTAGCCCCTCAAATGGAATCGGATGATGGGTCTTGGCGGTGTCTGTTCCCAGACTGTATTGCAGGGAAGAAGGAAATGGATCTGTGGAGATGGGATTGTTAATAATTTCGACTGTTTAAGGGCAGTGCACGCACGGCACGCCAGCCATCGAATCCCGGAGTAGGCGTCAGGCTACCGCAGACCATTGAAGCGGACTCCTCAGGACGAATGCAGGAACCTCCTGGGTAGGGCGCGGAGTCCGGGACTACTTTTTAGACTCGGGTCGCCTTAACGTAACGTGCATATTTACTTGGCCACGCCTGCTTGGTTTTGTTCTTAGTTTTTgaactaaaaaataaatattatattttttaatcttattttaaattttaaaacataAATATCTTTGGTTTATTCAATTATTTTAGAATATAAATCTGATCCTCGTCCAGATGCTAATAATGATAGAGGAGATCATTAGAAGTTGATTACACTACACCATCAATGATGAGGCTGCTAATGATTCCGCCACAAAgacaatataattttttgaagaaatttttttatgcttatataaaaaaaaaaaaactatgctttctaattaatttttttgaataagacGTGTtaataaatgatatcaaaatgaATCTGATCTATATTCTATCTGGATAAGAGAATGTTGTAGGATAAGTttgtttagattaaaattttaactatgatattttaaaaaatattttaatattttatatattttaaattattagattaaaTATGAACTATTCAGATTTCAACTGGACATGAGACTTTTATGCATGACTGATGtagtaaatattttaaatattaaaattattttatattttatattttatattttttaatttttatttttttcaaaatgtcTTCTTGTGCAAAAATAGAGGAGGTGCGCAGAGAGGTGGCAGTGCGGAGAAGCCGTTGATGCCATCGAAAGTGGAGGAGGCACGGGAGAGGGGGTGGTGCAGGTAAGCCCGGAGGGAGGGCGCTGGCGTGGAGAACCCTCGGACTATGAGGAGGGAGGGAGGGTGGTGGCATGGAGAAGCCGATGGCCGCCAGAGGAGCTGGGAGGAGAGGCGATTGAGGCGAAGGCGGAGGTGGAGGATTCGGTGGGTGGAGGTGCATCGAGGGCATCATGGGCAAAAGACGGAGGATCCATTGCTGGGTGGTGGGGGCGCCGTGGGCGAGAGAGGGGGGTGTAATGGCAGAGCCACGCGAGTGGGGCAGCATCGATGGGTGGAGGCGGTggtggagaaaaagaaagaaaaggggggCAGGGGGGTGGCATGTAGGGGGGGGGGGAGACCGTCAGGAGGGGAGGCATAGCATGAGCACAGGAGGGGGATGCGACACGAGGACAGAAGGGGGGGTTTGTGAGGGCGGCATAAGCACGAGACGGGTTGGGAGGGAGCGGCACGCACTGATGAGGGGGAGGAAGATTGTCGAGGGGAGGGGGACGGTGGCACGGGCATCGGAGAGGAGGGTGGAGACTGCGAGGGAGGGGGGTGGCACGGTGCGAGGATAGGATGGATAGAAGAGAAAAGATGataaaatttctaaaatactttttataataaaataatataaaaaagtaTCACAGcaaaattcttaaattaaataCCAGCAGATTGTAGTGTATATGATTGAATTTATAATATTTGCAATTAGATTTGAATGGATTTAAATCCTTAATTTGATGATGATGTTAggatttaaataaaaagaatatatatGGATCTGTGTAGGTGTGCATTTTAGTcccatattaattatttatttaaaagatcttaattttttatgggctaaaaaatataaataatatcttaCAATTAACCTACTTGAATAAGGTTCCAACTTGTGATAAGGGCATCAAATGAAGCggtgatgatgttgatgatgatacGCGACGGAGCTAGTTTGGCTAGTTATAAAAATGATTATGATATTTTTGATTTGGCAATAGTAGTGGAGATAAAAGCTGATGATGGGGGTACTGAAAAAAAATAATGGTCATACTAATAGCGTtgtgataataatttttttttaaaaataaatttgattatatattttttaatattaaaatagtaaaaaaaataaaatttgaaaataaaaagtaaaatgaCAGCATCAAACACATCTTTTGCCTTAGTttatgtagttttattttttaaataaaagataaaaatgatgCAAAAAGGGCTAAAAGCTATTCCTTGCGTTACAAATAACACCCACTTTATAATTTCATATATAACCTGAAAGAAGAAAGAATCACTAATGTTTATGGTTAAAGGGCTTTGCTATTTTTCTAAATACAATTAGTAACCTGTTTCATGGAGCAAAAGGGAAGCACAAATTCTTCTCTAAAATGCATTGTTGGAGGGAATGAAATCATCATATATCTTATGGAAGACCACCAGTAACCATCAAGAAGCTTTGATCTTCTCCAAAGAAAAGCAAATGCGGACATGCCTCGATCCTTCAATTCTTTCCAAACCATTTTCCTTTCTTCTGTGGACGTGCTTCCATCCTGTTTAGGGAAGGAAAAGTGATAAACACatgctcaaaaaagaaaaaaaaaaacgttTGAACTGGCAGAATCACGGAACCCAATGCATCGTCCGTGGACTGCAAGTAGGATTGAGAAACAGATATCTTTTTCGGATTCGCATCCTGTTCAATCCTGATTTGAATTGGAGTGCTCGTTTCTGATCATGGCCGTCCAGGATTTGCACGACGGCGTTGCCTGAATGCAGCCTGTTCCCATTAGGGACCGCGGAGGATACGgtccaagatttttattttatttttttttggcggAGGATGGGAGATGCTCGCTCCAAGATCTTTTTGCAGTTGGTGGGACTT
Protein-coding regions in this window:
- the LOC105032658 gene encoding uncharacterized protein, whose product is MSMGKAAAGGRDWTQLYAIYGTDEWQTVAFLALHAALFASLSLLLLFYFPHFLTFLHALAPAAPLPAIRFAAGFAGSVAALSALCLLYATGDVLYSSLALRWEMAQRMVAAVPDWSAVRTALDVGCGRGMLLNAVAMQMKKEGSGGRVVGLDGRRETAVAALRRARVEGVQEYVTCREGDARRLPFADGYFDIVVSAVHLSGLGRRASGKSPAAAAAERGRGLGEMVRVLKPGGMGVVWDLVCGPEYAQRLREMRMEDVRVSDRVTAYMVRSHIVSFRKPLDSAAGMESPLPLDWRANIC
- the LOC105032662 gene encoding uncharacterized protein — translated: MGCCFSKKEASSSGKAASPVRQRRSPPPTEPEAPQEETVKEVLSETAKPRARPREEAKEEEVGIAKCLKAGPGLNPINDGYNERFEENSEVCSVSEGFSVSTTVTEKRGGEEGDAEEVEVQGETRRTREEKSPARLQRKRSVSGGIARNKERSAGVGVGCRSGRASPSPVKRREGAVGRTYSAREAGQGRVARSRVPAENGFRKDPGERSGRRSISPAAKRAAELRNATAGGQCKVVPASRANGRASPSRIPPVAAAAATATADGDGKRLQEASGGDGGEGKESLENPLVSLECFIFL